A part of Melittangium boletus DSM 14713 genomic DNA contains:
- a CDS encoding 2Fe-2S iron-sulfur cluster-binding protein: MSKIKFIEASGAEHVVEAKDGQSVMQAAMDNLVPGIVAECGGFANCATCHVYVDEAWGAKVPPPEPNEKDMIDCAFHVQPNSRLSCQITVTPALDGMVVRLPISQTGE; encoded by the coding sequence ATGTCCAAGATCAAGTTCATCGAGGCGAGTGGGGCCGAGCATGTCGTGGAGGCCAAGGACGGGCAGTCCGTGATGCAGGCGGCCATGGACAACCTGGTGCCCGGCATCGTCGCGGAGTGCGGTGGGTTCGCCAATTGCGCCACCTGCCACGTCTATGTCGACGAGGCCTGGGGCGCGAAGGTGCCTCCGCCCGAGCCGAACGAGAAGGACATGATCGACTGTGCGTTCCACGTCCAGCCCAACAGCAGATTGTCCTGTCAGATCACGGTGACCCCCGCGCTGGATGGGATGGTCGTCCGCCTTCCCATCTCCCAGACCGGCGAGTGA
- a CDS encoding MarR family winged helix-turn-helix transcriptional regulator has product MDNEFSSIGPLLMGAMTALSKRTRARLAAAGIDITPDQFALLDLLSRHEGRLTQSELADMRDKDKSVLMRQTDHFEALGLVTRSVSSEDRRKKTLVLTPQGRRLHAEAKALIDGLMLELLRDVPPQKLQGFLKTLAEIREKAQQS; this is encoded by the coding sequence ATGGACAACGAATTCTCCTCCATCGGTCCGTTGCTCATGGGCGCCATGACGGCGCTCTCCAAACGCACGCGCGCTCGATTGGCCGCCGCGGGGATCGACATCACGCCGGATCAATTCGCGCTGCTGGACCTCCTCTCCCGCCACGAGGGTCGATTGACCCAGTCCGAGCTGGCGGACATGAGGGACAAGGACAAGTCCGTGCTGATGCGGCAGACCGATCACTTCGAGGCGCTGGGACTCGTCACCCGGAGCGTCTCCTCGGAGGATCGGCGCAAGAAGACGCTCGTGTTGACTCCCCAGGGGAGGAGATTGCACGCCGAGGCCAAGGCGCTCATCGACGGCCTCATGCTCGAGCTGCTCCGGGACGTCCCTCCCCAGAAGCTCCAGGGTTTCCTGAAGACCTTGGCGGAGATTCGGGAAAAGGCTCAGCAGTCCTGA
- a CDS encoding NAD(P)/FAD-dependent oxidoreductase has protein sequence MRENVVIVGAGQAGGELATGLRQRGFSGSITLVGDEDHPPYQRPPLSKGFLMGKIPQEGLYLKPHETYGRFDITLRLRTRVESIDRASKHAVLSDGSRLPYDKLALATGGHARRLSLPGIDVGRLENVFSLRSIADVESLRGAFVPGRRLVIIGGGYVGLEIAAVAAQLGLNVTLLEAAPRLLARVTGPEVSAFIEGVHRSHGVQFRLSAEVRGFSLDASQRQAVGVDISCQGVQERIDADLVLVGIGLVPNTGLASAAGLAVDNGIVVDEFACTADPSILAIGDCANQPSAYTGGRIRLESVPNAIEHARVAASTILGQREPSTATPWFWSEQYDLKLQMVGLSSGYERCITRGDPSSKAFSAFYLKGSRILAADVIGRPADFMAAKRLVTGRTPVEPERLADEGIPLAKVAA, from the coding sequence ATGCGTGAGAATGTCGTCATCGTGGGCGCTGGACAGGCGGGTGGAGAGCTGGCCACGGGGCTGCGGCAGCGGGGCTTCTCCGGAAGCATCACCCTCGTGGGAGACGAGGACCATCCTCCCTATCAGCGTCCGCCTTTGTCCAAGGGGTTCCTGATGGGAAAGATTCCCCAGGAGGGCCTGTACCTCAAACCCCACGAGACGTATGGCCGCTTCGACATCACGCTCCGGCTGCGCACGCGGGTCGAGTCCATCGATCGGGCCTCGAAGCACGCCGTGCTCTCGGATGGAAGCCGTCTGCCTTATGACAAGCTCGCGCTCGCCACGGGAGGCCATGCGCGCCGGCTGTCATTGCCGGGCATCGACGTGGGCCGGCTGGAGAACGTGTTCAGCCTGCGCTCCATCGCCGACGTGGAGTCATTGCGCGGCGCCTTCGTCCCGGGACGCCGCCTCGTCATCATCGGCGGAGGCTACGTGGGACTGGAGATCGCCGCCGTCGCCGCGCAGCTCGGCCTGAACGTGACGCTGCTCGAGGCCGCGCCCCGGCTGCTCGCCCGGGTGACGGGCCCGGAGGTGTCCGCCTTCATCGAGGGCGTTCACCGCTCGCATGGCGTCCAGTTCCGGTTGTCCGCCGAGGTGCGTGGGTTCTCGCTCGATGCGTCCCAGCGCCAGGCCGTCGGCGTGGACATCTCCTGCCAGGGCGTCCAGGAGCGGATCGACGCGGATCTCGTCCTGGTGGGCATTGGCCTCGTGCCCAATACGGGGCTCGCCTCCGCGGCGGGGCTCGCGGTCGACAATGGCATCGTCGTGGACGAGTTCGCCTGCACCGCCGACCCCTCCATCCTCGCCATCGGCGACTGCGCGAACCAGCCCAGCGCCTATACCGGGGGGCGCATCCGCTTGGAATCGGTGCCCAACGCCATCGAGCACGCGCGGGTCGCCGCCTCCACCATCCTGGGCCAGCGCGAGCCGTCCACCGCCACCCCGTGGTTCTGGTCGGAGCAGTATGATTTGAAGTTGCAGATGGTCGGGCTGTCCTCCGGTTACGAGCGCTGCATCACGCGCGGAGATCCCTCGAGCAAGGCCTTCTCGGCCTTCTATCTCAAGGGCTCGCGCATCCTCGCGGCGGACGTCATCGGCCGGCCCGCGGATTTCATGGCGGCCAAGCGCCTGGTGACGGGCCGGACACCGGTGGAGCCCGAGCGCCTCGCGGATGAGGGGATTCCGCTCGCGAAGGTCGCGGCCTGA